A single window of Malus sylvestris chromosome 5, drMalSylv7.2, whole genome shotgun sequence DNA harbors:
- the LOC126621036 gene encoding uncharacterized protein LOC126621036 — protein sequence MDQEFRMMRSQVPAFGSWDWNQDLPFTQCFESARQAGLLRYNTYSDGHDEDRDLYVAGDLYENHVVTPAMIVVPRRRNKMRQSHAKEAKEESWVVSDVKEPPSPPPRHRPTPKPVDEDLYKISPDLLYAKSKKKRGFGFFSSCLLPSCVA from the exons ATGGATCAA GAATTTAGGATGATGAGGAGTCAAGTTCCAGCGTTTGGGAGCTGGGATTGGAACCAAGACCTTCCATTTACTCAGTGTTTTGAGTCGGCAAGGCAGGCTGGGCTTCTGCGCTACAATACTTACTCTGATGGACACGATGAAGATCGTGATCTGTACGTTGCTGGTGATCTGTATGAGAATCATGTTGTCACACCTGCCATGATTGTTGTTCCTCGCAGAAGG AACAAAATGCGGCAGTCACATGCGAAAGAAGCAAAAGAGGAAAGTTGGGTGGTGAGTGATGTGAAGGAGCCACCAAGCCCTCCACCAAGGCACAGGCCTACACCAAAGCCAGTGGATGAAGACTTGTACAAAATTTCACCAGACCTCCTCTATGCAAAATCCAAAAAG AAGAGAGGATTTGGGTTCTTTTCAAGCTGCTTGCTGCCATCCTGTGTTGCTTGA
- the LOC126620714 gene encoding uncharacterized protein At5g48480-like, which produces MAEQKVQNGEAAEKVAPVSLITVTECHPRLSIKAPNAEDAIKFYVAVLGAVELERETDLKRKADQERPYIYNAKLKLGSLTFLVTESASVVDSGDGEVLADGGFKQGVNLLLTVADVDAAVSKVVQAGAAAVGEIKTGGAFFGDEQRWAQIKDPFGICWFFVTPVEKKAAVPEAPVTV; this is translated from the exons ATGGCGGAGCAAAAGGTCCAGAACGGTGAGGCCGCGGAGAAGGTCGCACCCGTGTCCCTTATCACTGTGACGGAGTGCCATCCTCGTCTCTCGATCAAGGCACCCAATGCCGAAGATGCCATCAAGTTCTACGTGGCCGTCCTGGGCGCCGTGGAGCTTGAGCGTGAGACTGATCTCAAGCGCAAGGCCGACCAGGAGCGTCCGTACATCTACAATGCGAAGCTCAAGCTTGGGTCCCTCACCTTCCTTGTGACTGAGTCTGCCTCGGTGGTCGACTCCGGCGACGGCGA AGTTCTAGCTGACGGTGGTTTTAAGCAAGGCGTTAATCTGCTACTTACTGTTGCGGACGTCGATGCGGCGGTGTCCAAGGTCGTCCAGGCGGGAGCTGCAGCGGTTGGAGAGATCAAAACCGGTGGTGCTTTCTTCGGCGACGAGCAGCGTTGGGCTCAGATTAAGGATCCATTCGGCATTTGCTGGTTCTTTGTCACTCCCGTTGAGAAGAAGGCCGCTGTCCCTGAAGCCCCGGTTACCGTCTAA
- the LOC126620880 gene encoding uncharacterized protein LOC126620880, whose amino-acid sequence MASSAMKGRAWTRKEDEALCKAYRWISEDSVRGISQTSEGVWTRVSKKYLEFYEGTTPPNTRNHESCSSRWKKHLHPSLNKWHQALLAAARRHESGANYYDEVRQAEELYMEGSSKPFQFHGCWEICKGWVLFEDPPQHRVDPLEAASPSVDMNEDGSPTIQQTRVENPTPSEISLPRAMGRNKARRLREKGKANADYAAQHEVAASFRLLAEQSAREAEERKCRHEERAKQIQEEMDDKNMERNTSDYTPMSKAYFDRKKKEIMARRQLFTSDYTPTMADDEDDINYGY is encoded by the exons atggcctcatctgcaatgaaaggtagggcttggacccgaaaagaagatgaagctctttgcaaggcttatagatggatctcagaagatagtgtgagggggatttctcaaacaagtgaaggtgtttggactcgtgtgtccaaaaaatacttagagttctacgaaggcaccactccaccgaatacccgaaaccacgaaagttgttcttcaagatggaagaaacatcttcatccaagtttgaataaatggcatcaagcactatTAGCAGCAGCACgtagacatgaaagcggcgccaattactatgacgaa gtacgccaagcggaggaattgtatatggagggcagctcaaaaccctttcagtttcacggttgttgggaaatttgtaaagggtgggtgttatttgaagatccacctcaacatagagtGGATCCTTTGGAAGCTGCATCCCCATCTGtagatatgaatgaagatggatctcctaccattcaacaaacaagggtagaaaatccgacTCCGTCCGAAATTTCTttacctagggctatgggacgaaacaaggcccgaaggttgagggaaaagggcaaggcaaatgcagattacgccgctcaacatgaagtggcggCCTCATTTCGATTACTGGCGGAGCAAAGTGCCCGTGAGGCGGAAGAAAGGAAGTGTAGACATGAAGAGcgagccaaacaaatacaagaagagatggatgataagaatatggaaaggaacacttcggattacactccaatgagtaaggcctattttgataggaaaaaaaaagaaattatggctCGGCGGCAATTGTTTACctctgactatactcctacaatggcggatgatgaagatgatattaattatggatattaa